The stretch of DNA TAAAACACATGTGATCATTAGTAAAGAACACTCTTTTTCCAGGGAGCAAAGAACACGCTTAATCCATCTACTATTCCGTTTTTGTTATCATCAATAACGCTCCTCCCAGTACTTCACCTTGTACATATGCTAAGTCTTCCAGGTAGGTAAAAAATCTGATGTGGTAAGTTATTTAAAAGAAGAGAGATGAGTGTGGTAACCCCATGAAGAAATAATGCTAAGCGCGTGAACCTAGGCAAAACATTTAAAAAAGGAAGCCCACCAATACATGAAGAGCTTTAGTTGCTAAATCATTAAATGAAGCAAGTTTAGCAACCATAagctaagcacctatgcattgagGAGTATAGTTGATAAGCTATTCTAAGCACCCATACATTAGCAACAGCCTAAAGAACACACTCAATCCATCTATTTTTGTTACTAGAACAATGCTCGTTTGTTGCAACGGGATATAAATATTTTATTACGTTAGCTTGTGATTTACCTGTCAATAATAATGCAATtgtgtaaataaatgttcatcaaattCTGACCGTAAATTACCTTATATTTTGATTAGAAGTTTGGTAAGTAAAGTAAAGTGAAATTTGTTCAGAAGGTAAGTAAACTAAGATGATTGATTATCATCTACATTGAAGGTTGGACAAAAGGTGGTAAGAAGAAAGGTGAAACGGGAACCTTATGTTCTTTTTAAATAGTATGATAGTGATAAGTAAAGTAAAGTGAAATTTGTTCAGAAGGTAAGTAAACTAAGATGACTGATTATCATATACGTTGAAGGTTGGATAAAAGGGTGGTGAGAAAAAAGGTGAAACAGGAACCTTACGTTCTTTTTAAGTAGTAGTGATTTACTGTTTACAATCGTTTCATCACATCCATAGGAGGACACGTGTACACCCCTGACATCTGGATATAACCGCTGAATTTAATGGAAGGGCAACAATTGAGTCCCCTACCTCACCGGTCAGCTCAGCAGGCGCCCGATTCGCGCCGCCCTCCCCCTTCGCTCGCGCCCGACTTCTGTCGCCGTTCGCCGCCGCAGAGCGCATACACCGCGGCGCGCCCCGAGTGGATGTGGTGGGAGGAGGTGAGGAGGAGGGAACGCGGGGAGCTGCGCCCGCGGCGCTTCGAGGCCCTCGCCCGCTCGCGCCGCGCTGCCTCGCTCGCGCTCTCCAACCGCAAGGAGATCGCGACCCCGCACCTCGGCGCCGTCAACTCCCTCCAGGTCCCCTTCTTCCCCCTCGCTCCCCCAATCGCCCCCTGTCACTGCCTCCCCGCCCGCCGCCCCCGCATCAGCTGCGCGTAGCGCACAGATCAGCGGTACTATTAATTTTGCGTGTTAATGCGTCGAGAAACTGCGCCTAGCGAGATCGAACTTCTGTGCGGATGCGTCAATCGACGTTGCCGGCGTTCGTAATTTGACAATATGGCCAGGTTGATTTGACAGAGGGGAGGTACCTGCTCTCGGGGGCGTCGGACGGGTCGGCCGCCGTCTTCGATCTCAAGGACGCGACGGAGTACGAGGCCGGGTTCATAGCCAAGCACAGGAGCATTCTGCTCGTGGACAGGCAGCATCAGCATGGCCACAAGTTCACCGTCTCCAAGGCCATCTGGTATCCTGTGGACACCGGGCTGTTCGTCACGGCCTCCTTCGATAACTATGTCAAAGTGTGGGATACCAATTCCAGTCAAGTATGTGTGTTTTGCTTTGTTTGATGCCGATCTTAATATTTTGCCCCGTTGAGGTGTTGATTCAGATGTTCTGGTCATTCTGGGATTGGTTTTCTTTTTCCTAGGTGGTCATGGATTTTAAGATGCCCGGAAAAGTGTACAGTGCTGCAATGTCCCCAATTGCAACAACGCATATGCTCATCGCAACCGGAAGCGCAGACGTTCAGGTCCGTTTGTGTGATATTGCTTCCGGAGCCTTCACTCACACGTTGTCCGGTCATCTTGGTTAGTCCCTTCCTGCTAGTGTGATGATGAAACACCATTCTTGTTTTGTTTTTTATGCTTATCCTCATCGATCATCTCAGATGGTATCATGTCTTTGGAGTGGTCTACCTCAAGCGAGTGGATCCTAATGAGTGGTGGCTGCGACGGGGCGATACGTTTTTGGGACATAAGACGAGCTGGATGCTTCCTTGTCCTTGATCAGTTACGGTCTCAGCTAGGAAGACGGCCTCCCATTATTGATAGCACCACGGACAACGTATGCTTGCCGTCATCCTTTACTTTTATCTGCTTCTGGGTTTGGTTATTTCTTCAGAATATATTTGCTCGCAGGGCTAATACAGAACTGCTTGCTATTATTCTGGCTACTATTCCAAAACTGTTAGGTCTCCAAGTAGGAGTGGATTTTTCCTGCAAGAAAAGGGTACAAGCGGATATCTGGTATATATTCATGTCCTAGGCCTATGTCATTGTTTTAGCATCATCATATATATATGGTATGGATCAGTGTAGTGCTCTAGTTCTTAAAAGATGGGATCTGCATTTCATTGGGAGATAATCAATGCTGCTCTACACAAGGTTCCTTCCTGCTGTTTATTGTTGTGTCCTGAAAAAATGGTTGATGTCATGCAAGTACAATGGGAGATAATTAATATTATTAGGTtcttgtgttgttcattgttGTGTCCGAAAGATGGTTGATGACGTGCAAGTACATCTGCTAGTTGACATCTTCAATGCATATATATTTTTCGTCTTAAGCAGCATCAGAAGAACTTAGGACGTTCATCTTCATCAAAGAGTTACTCAGTTCAGCAGAGGACAGGCAATCATAAGAAGCAGTCCAAAGCACTACGCAAAAGTCTAACCATGGTACGTGGACATACGCAACAGAAAGTGCATCCCGGtatgtcatccagtcaaaatcaTAAAACAGCTCATTATGGTGCTGTTACAGGATTAAGAACAACAACAGATGGGATGCACCTTCTTAGCTCAGGTTGAGTTAATTTCTTCTCTATTGGTTATCTGCTGCTATGCCTGAAATTGGCATGCAGTGCAACGATGATAATTTAAGCTTAAGCCTGTTATTAAGAAGAGGTTATCGTTTCTCTTCAGGATCTGATTCTCGTTTAAGACTCTGGGATATCGATTCAGGCTGCAATACTTTGGTCAATTTTGAAGCCATGCGATTGCAAACTAGCAAGCCACTACAATTAGCTGTCACTGATGATCCATCACTTGTTTTCATTCCATGCATGTCAAGCATCAAGGTATGCTGTTGCTTTCCCAGCTTTATGGCTTCATTCTGCATTTTGAAGTTCACGTCTAAGTATTATACTTGCTTAGGCATACAATACATGGTCTGGTACGACATTTCAAACATTCCGTGGGCATTATGACCATGTAAATTGCTGCTACTATAACTCACAAGACCAAGTAAGTTTTCCCTCTATTGTCCTCTCTAAGCTTTAGTGTTTCAACGTGTATTCCATTCCTAAATATTCGAGAATGCAGGAACTCTATACTGGTAGCAATGATCGACAAATTCTTGTGTGGTCTCCATCGACTCCTGCTTTGACTGAAATGGTATAAAATCTATCTATTGACACCATATGCAGTGTTTTTGCATTTTTCTAGTGAGTTAATATTCTCCCAATGGGAGTTTGAGAAGGAATTTAGTACAAAGTTTACGTGTAAATTTGATGATTTGACGCTGCTAAATATCTGCAGGAAGACGATGACAAGCGGCAAGAGGGTTTTGCAGCTGATGAGGATAACTGGAGTGACTAAGAACTTATGAGTTTTTTGAGGGAGAGAACTTATGAGTTGATCATGTGTATATACAAGGTTACTAACAATATTGACACAAGTGATGCCGAAATAAAATCAGGGGTCTTATTAGGCATTACACGAACCAGTAATTACTTGTGTTTGGTTACCACTCTGAGAGGATGCTGCACATTAGGATTTGAATTTTTTGTAGTTCATTGAAACTTATGTATTCAGACATCATCACAAAAAGAGGAGAGTACTATGTATGGTTCACCCAactgttatttatgtaccttttTCTTGCTAAAGCATTGCACATGTTTTATGCCTTCTCTGATGCTGAAGTTCCTGAAGGGAACAACGATG from Triticum urartu cultivar G1812 chromosome 3, Tu2.1, whole genome shotgun sequence encodes:
- the LOC125545340 gene encoding WD repeat-containing protein ATCSA-1-like isoform X2 is translated as MWWEEVRRRERGELRPRRFEALARSRRAASLALSNRKEIATPHLGAVNSLQVDLTEGRYLLSGASDGSAAVFDLKDATEYEAGFIAKHRSILLVDRQHQHGHKFTVSKAIWYPVDTGLFVTASFDNYVKVWDTNSSQVVMDFKMPGKVYSAAMSPIATTHMLIATGSADVQVRLCDIASGAFTHTLSGHLDGIMSLEWSTSSEWILMSGGCDGAIRFWDIRRAGCFLVLDQLRSQLGRRPPIIDSTTDNHQKNLGRSSSSKSYSVQQRTGNHKKQSKALRKSLTMVRGHTQQKVHPGMSSSQNHKTAHYGAVTGLRTTTDGMHLLSSGSDSRLRLWDIDSGCNTLVNFEAMRLQTSKPLQLAVTDDPSLVFIPCMSSIKAYNTWSGTTFQTFRGHYDHVNCCYYNSQDQELYTGSNDRQILVWSPSTPALTEMEDDDKRQEGFAADEDNWSD
- the LOC125545340 gene encoding WD repeat-containing protein ATCSA-1-like isoform X1 — its product is MWWEEVRRRERGELRPRRFEALARSRRAASLALSNRKEIATPHLGAVNSLQVDLTEGRYLLSGASDGSAAVFDLKDATEYEAGFIAKHRSILLVDRQHQHGHKFTVSKAIWYPVDTGLFVTASFDNYVKVWDTNSSQVVMDFKMPGKVYSAAMSPIATTHMLIATGSADVQVRLCDIASGAFTHTLSGHLDGIMSLEWSTSSEWILMSGGCDGAIRFWDIRRAGCFLVLDQLRSQLGRRPPIIDSTTDNQHQKNLGRSSSSKSYSVQQRTGNHKKQSKALRKSLTMVRGHTQQKVHPGMSSSQNHKTAHYGAVTGLRTTTDGMHLLSSGSDSRLRLWDIDSGCNTLVNFEAMRLQTSKPLQLAVTDDPSLVFIPCMSSIKAYNTWSGTTFQTFRGHYDHVNCCYYNSQDQELYTGSNDRQILVWSPSTPALTEMEDDDKRQEGFAADEDNWSD
- the LOC125545340 gene encoding WD repeat-containing protein ATCSA-1-like isoform X4, whose amino-acid sequence is MWWEEVRRRERGELRPRRFEALARSRRAASLALSNRKEIATPHLGAVNSLQVDLTEGRYLLSGASDGSAAVFDLKDATEYEAGFIAKHRSILLVDRQHQHGHKFTVSKAIWYPVDTGLFVTASFDNYVKVWDTNSSQVVMDFKMPGKVYSAAMSPIATTHMLIATGSADVQVRLCDIASGAFTHTLSGHLDGIMSLEWSTSSEWILMSGGCDGAIRFWDIRRAGCFLVLDQLRSQLGRRPPIIDSTTDNVCLPSSFTFICFWQHQKNLGRSSSSKSYSVQQRTGNHKKQSKALRKSLTMVRGHTQQKVHPGMSSSQNHKTAHYGAVTGLRTTTDGMHLLSSGSDSRLRLWDIDSGCNTLVNFEAMRLQTSKPLQLAVTDDPSLVFIPCMSSIKAYNTWSGTTFQTFRGHYDHVNCCYYNSQDQELYTGSNDRQILVWSPSTPALTEMEDDDKRQEGFAADEDNWSD
- the LOC125545340 gene encoding WD repeat-containing protein ATCSA-1-like isoform X3; amino-acid sequence: MDFKMPGKVYSAAMSPIATTHMLIATGSADVQVRLCDIASGAFTHTLSGHLDGIMSLEWSTSSEWILMSGGCDGAIRFWDIRRAGCFLVLDQLRSQLGRRPPIIDSTTDNQHQKNLGRSSSSKSYSVQQRTGNHKKQSKALRKSLTMVRGHTQQKVHPGMSSSQNHKTAHYGAVTGLRTTTDGMHLLSSGSDSRLRLWDIDSGCNTLVNFEAMRLQTSKPLQLAVTDDPSLVFIPCMSSIKAYNTWSGTTFQTFRGHYDHVNCCYYNSQDQELYTGSNDRQILVWSPSTPALTEMEDDDKRQEGFAADEDNWSD